The Deltaproteobacteria bacterium genomic sequence TCCCGAACCAGGCAGAGCAAGGAAAGCTGCCGACAGAACACGTAAAACGTAAGACGTAATCTTCTTCCTTCCTCGGCTGTTACGCGTTACGTTTTACGAATGAAGCATACTCTTTAGCTCGGTTTCTCGTGATGCCCGCCAAACTCATAACGCATGGCCGACAACAGTTTATCTGCGAATGCAGACTCACCACGTGAGCTAAAGCGCTCATACAAAGCGGCAGTCAGGACGTGGGCAGGCACAGCCTCGTCAATCGCGGCTTTAATCGTCCACCGCCCTTCGCCAGAGTCCGACACGCGACCGCTAAATCCCGAAAGACTAGGATCCTTCAACAAGGCAATCGCTTGCAGATCCAGCAGCCATGAAGCGACAACGCTGCCACGTCGCCACACCTCTGCGATGTCGGACAGATTGAAGTCATACTGATAGTGTTCAGGGTCACGGAGAGGTGTGGTCTCGGCGTCAGCGGTTGAATGATCTAGTTTGCCAGCGTTGGCAGAACGTAAGATGCCAAATCCTTCAGCATAGGCAGCCATCAGGCCGTACTCGATACCGTTGTGCACCATTTTTACGAAATGGCCTGCACCATTTGGTCCACAGTGCAGATAGCCCTGTTCAGCGGTCCCGCCAACTTTCTCACGTCCTGGAGTGCGGTCCACATCTCCCATGCCGGGGGCCAACGTCACGAAGATAGGGTCAAGGTGATTGACCACCGCGGACTCACCGCCGATCATCATGCAGTAACCTCGCTCCAACCCCCAGATCCCACCGCTGGTACCGACATCGACATAATGGATCTGCTTCGTCGCGAGTTCCTTGGCGCGACGTATGTCATCGATGTAATAGGAGTTGCCGCCGTCAATGAGGATATCCTCGGGTTCCAGCAATGGCAGGAGATCAGCGATGGAGTTGTCCACGACCGCGGCTGGTACCATGAGCCACACCACTCGCGGTTTGGTCAACTTTTTCACGAACTCTGCGAGTGACGAAGACCCTTCCGCTTTCTCTTGCGTCAACTCTTGCACAGCGTGTGCAGGCCTATCGAAAACCACGCATTGATGGCCTCCCCTGACCAACCGTCGCACCATGTTGCCTCCCATGCGGCCAAGTCCGATCATTCCGAGTCGCATAGATACTCCTTCTTTGTTGTTGCTGGCTTACCGACCGGAGCTGAGCTTCCGGTAGCGACGAATCAAGTTGTTCGTTGAACTATCATGATCGAGCTTCGGCTCGCCCGTGTTCTCAATTTCCGCAATGATGCGCTGCGCTAAGACTTTGCCCAGTTCGACGCCCCATTGGTCAAAGGAGTCGATGCTCCAAATCGTTCCCTGCGTGAACACCGCGTGCTCATACAGGGCAACGAGTTTACCCAGGGTTTCCGGCGTCAGTTGCTCAGCGATAATCGTGTTCGACGGGCGGTTTCCTTCAAACACACGGTGAGGTACTAACCAATCCGCCGTGCCCTCGGCCTTGACTTGCGCAGGAGTCTTGCCAAACGCCAGCGCTTCGCTCTGCGCGAAGACATTGGCAAGGAGCATGTCATGATGGCGACCAAGGGGAGTGAGGGGCTTGAGGAAACCGATAAAATCACAAGGAATGAGGCGTGTTCCTTGATGGATCAGTTGATAGAACGAGTGCTGACCATTCGTGCCTGGCTCGCCCCAGTAGATCGGGCCGGTATCATAAGAAATGTTGCTCCCCTCAAGGGTCACGTGTTTACCGTTGCTCTCCATCGTCAACTGCTGGAGGTAGGCCGGAAAACGCTTCAGATAGTTCTCGTACGGGAGCACCGCCACGGTCTGTGCGCCGAAGAAGTTGGCATACCACACGGTCAACAACCCCATGAGCACGGGCAGATTGCGCTCGAAAGGAGCAATACGGAAATGTTCGTCCATCTGATGGAAGCCACCTAACAACACCTGAAAATTCTCCGGGCCGATAGCGAGCATGGTCGACAAACCAATGGCCGAATCCATTGAATAGCGCCCACCGACCCAGTCCCAGAACTCAAACATGTTCGCGGTATCGATA encodes the following:
- the gnd gene encoding decarboxylating 6-phosphogluconate dehydrogenase; the encoded protein is MRLGMIGLGRMGGNMVRRLVRGGHQCVVFDRPAHAVQELTQEKAEGSSSLAEFVKKLTKPRVVWLMVPAAVVDNSIADLLPLLEPEDILIDGGNSYYIDDIRRAKELATKQIHYVDVGTSGGIWGLERGYCMMIGGESAVVNHLDPIFVTLAPGMGDVDRTPGREKVGGTAEQGYLHCGPNGAGHFVKMVHNGIEYGLMAAYAEGFGILRSANAGKLDHSTADAETTPLRDPEHYQYDFNLSDIAEVWRRGSVVASWLLDLQAIALLKDPSLSGFSGRVSDSGEGRWTIKAAIDEAVPAHVLTAALYERFSSRGESAFADKLLSAMRYEFGGHHEKPS
- a CDS encoding glucose-6-phosphate isomerase; translated protein: MPTAITPLTSRPAWNALAAHQQKLRELHLRQLFQDDPQRGERMTIDEVGLFLDYSKNRVTDETLRLLVQLAEESGLRARIDAMFGGEKINVTENRAVLHVALRAPRGASIVVDGANVVPQVHAVLDKMADFANRVRSGAWKGHTGKRIRNVVNIGIGGSDLGPVMAYEALRHYSDRAMTFRFVSNVDGADLVEATLDLDPAETLFIVSSKTFTTLETMTNGQSARDWLLKGLGGDSKAVAKHFVAVSTNAAEVAKFGIDTANMFEFWDWVGGRYSMDSAIGLSTMLAIGPENFQVLLGGFHQMDEHFRIAPFERNLPVLMGLLTVWYANFFGAQTVAVLPYENYLKRFPAYLQQLTMESNGKHVTLEGSNISYDTGPIYWGEPGTNGQHSFYQLIHQGTRLIPCDFIGFLKPLTPLGRHHDMLLANVFAQSEALAFGKTPAQVKAEGTADWLVPHRVFEGNRPSNTIIAEQLTPETLGKLVALYEHAVFTQGTIWSIDSFDQWGVELGKVLAQRIIAEIENTGEPKLDHDSSTNNLIRRYRKLSSGR